A window of the Poecile atricapillus isolate bPoeAtr1 chromosome 17, bPoeAtr1.hap1, whole genome shotgun sequence genome harbors these coding sequences:
- the TEN1 gene encoding CST complex subunit TEN1 isoform X1 — translation MKPGWLGSNVLFSSCRIRHCQNFLCCSQPLYEMLPSAGVYYFPWEINSSVPEGKTLRTFGRLCCYDLARSEAVLTTQHNSAQYQVCVDTRFVEPFQAQVGSFYMVLGEAEHREETSSPVVKARILTCVEGMNVPLLEQAILEQRKYFNERQEQRGNSTS, via the exons ATGAAACCAGGCTGGCTTGGATCCAATGTATtgttctccagctgcaggatcaGACACTGCCAGAACTTTTTATGCTGCA GCCAGCCATTGTATGAGATGCTTCCAAGTGCTGGTGTCTATTACTTCCCATGGGAGATCAACAGCTCAGTCCCCGAGGGGAAGACACTGAGGACATTTGGCAG GTTATGCTGCTATGACCTGGCCCGATCTGAAGCCGTTCTCACCACGCAGCACAACTCGGCTCAGTACCAAGTCTGTGTTGACACCAGGTTTGTGGAGCCATTCCAAGCCCAAGTGGGATCGTTCTACATGGTCCTGGGAgaggctgagcacagggaag AAACTTCCAGTCCTGTAGTAAAAGCAAGAATATTGACCTGCGTGGAAGGGATGAACGTGCCCCTGCTGGAACAAGCCATACTGGAGCAGAGGAAATACTTCAAtgagaggcaggagcagaggggaaaCAGCACATCCTGA
- the TEN1 gene encoding CST complex subunit TEN1 isoform X2 produces MLPSAGVYYFPWEINSSVPEGKTLRTFGRLCCYDLARSEAVLTTQHNSAQYQVCVDTRFVEPFQAQVGSFYMVLGEAEHREETSSPVVKARILTCVEGMNVPLLEQAILEQRKYFNERQEQRGNSTS; encoded by the exons ATGCTTCCAAGTGCTGGTGTCTATTACTTCCCATGGGAGATCAACAGCTCAGTCCCCGAGGGGAAGACACTGAGGACATTTGGCAG GTTATGCTGCTATGACCTGGCCCGATCTGAAGCCGTTCTCACCACGCAGCACAACTCGGCTCAGTACCAAGTCTGTGTTGACACCAGGTTTGTGGAGCCATTCCAAGCCCAAGTGGGATCGTTCTACATGGTCCTGGGAgaggctgagcacagggaag AAACTTCCAGTCCTGTAGTAAAAGCAAGAATATTGACCTGCGTGGAAGGGATGAACGTGCCCCTGCTGGAACAAGCCATACTGGAGCAGAGGAAATACTTCAAtgagaggcaggagcagaggggaaaCAGCACATCCTGA
- the CDK3 gene encoding cyclin-dependent kinase 3: MEAIQESFQKVEKIGEGTYGVVYKARNKRTGQLVALKKIRLDAESEGVPSTAIREISLLKELKHPNIVRLLDVIHSQKKLYIVFEYLNQDLKKYMDSCQAGELPLSLVKNYLFQMLQGVSFCHSHRVIHRDLKPQNLLINEAGAIKLADFGLARAFGVPLRTYTHEVVTLWYRAPEILLGCRYYSTPVDIWSIGCIFAEMMTRKALFPGDSEIDQLFQIFRTLGTPTEVTWPGVTQLPDYKGSFPRWPRKEMKDIVPNLDRDGRDLLTQLLLYDPSKRISAKAALNHQYFLCRNAGSPEQRPVLWRDCR; this comes from the exons ATGGAGGCCATCCAGGAGTCGTTCCAGAAGGTGGAGAAGATTGGGGAGGGCACCTATGGCGTGGTGTACAAGGCTCGCAACAAGCGCACGGGGCAGCTGGTGGCCCTCAAGAAGATCCGCCTGGACGC GGAGTCAGagggtgtccccagcactgcaatACGAGAAATCTCActgctgaaggagctgaagcACCCTAACATAGTCAG GCTCCTAGATGTCATACACAGCCAGAAGAAGCTCTATATAGTGTTTGAGTATCTGAATCAGGACCTGAAGAAGTACATGGACTCATGCCAAGCTGGAGAGCTTCCTTTAAGCTTGGTCAAG AACTACCTTTTCCAGATGCTGCAGGGTGTGAGCTTCTGCCACTCGCACAGGGTCATCCACAGGGACTTGAAGCCACAGAACTTGCTCATTAACGAAGCAGGAGCAATCAAGCTGGCTGATTTTGGACTGGCAAGAgcttttggggtccccctgcgCACATACACTCATGAG GTGGTGACTCTGTGGTACCGAGCCCCCGAGATACTGCTGGGATGCAGATACTACTCGACCCCTGTGGATATCTGGAGCATTGGCTGCATCTTTGCAGAAATG aTGACCAGGAAGGCCCTGTTTCCAGGGGACTCTGAGATCGACCAGCTCTTCCAGATCTTTCGCACCCTGGGCACTCCCACCGAGGTGACCTGGCCTGGTGTGACCCAGCTCCCTGACTACAAGGGCAGCTTTCCTCGGTGGCCAAGGAAGGAGATGAAGGACATTGTTCCAAATTTAGATCGAGATGGGAGAGACTTACTGACA CAATTACTCCTGTATGATCCCAGCAAGCGCATCTCAGCCAAAGCAGCCCTCAACCATCAGTACTTCCTCTGCAGAAACGCTGGGAGCCCTGAACAGCGACCTGTGCTGTGGAGAGACTGCAGATGA